Genomic DNA from Treponema pectinovorum:
ACTGGAATTAAACGCCTGCGACCTTGATTATCTTACGCTTTGCAAAGGACCTGGAACTTTTACAGGTTTAAGGCTTGCTTTTTCTGCATTAAAATCGATAGAACTTGCATTTAACAAGCCTATTTATGCGGTTTCGACCCTAGAGTGCTATGCAAAACCATTTGAAAATTTTGACGGACTTGTAATTTCCTGCGTAGGTGCAAAAAAAGATCAGTTTTTTGCCGAGATTTTTGAAAACGGAAAAAGCATAATGGAAGGGCAAGATATAGATTTAAAAAACTTATATTCAAATTTGAACACAAAAAAGCAGATTTTGTGCGTTGGCTTTGATTCTTCCGTTCTTTGTTCACTTTTAAAAGCGATGGATTCAAATTTGGACGTAATTTATTTTGACTGCCAGATAAATACT
This window encodes:
- the tsaB gene encoding tRNA (adenosine(37)-N6)-threonylcarbamoyltransferase complex dimerization subunit type 1 TsaB; protein product: MKSLAIDCASNCMTICAKNNDNTATLTLDIGQKQSQEILPAIDFVLKKLELNACDLDYLTLCKGPGTFTGLRLAFSALKSIELAFNKPIYAVSTLECYAKPFENFDGLVISCVGAKKDQFFAEIFENGKSIMEGQDIDLKNLYSNLNTKKQILCVGFDSSVLCSLLKAMDSNLDVIYFDCQINTCLTLFKIAEKMIEEKKEPLKDFEGPEYLRKSEAELSLENNNLI